The genomic region CTTAACCCCGGGGATGAAGTCATCATTCCTGCGCCTTACTGGGTGTCCTATCCGGACATGGTGCGCCTGGCGGGGGGCACGCCCGTGGAAATCCGCTGCGCGGCCCATCAGCATTTCAAGATCACCGCTGAGCAACTCCAGCAAGCCATCACGCCGCGTACCAAGTGGCTGATTTTGAATTCGCCAAGCAACCCGACGGGTGCGGGTTATAGCGCGGCAGAGCTTGATCGGTTGGGCGCCGTATTGTTGGAGCATCCGCAGGTCTACGTGCTGACGGATGATATGTACGAGCACCTGAGTTACGACGGTTGGGTGTTTTCCACGCTGGCTTCGCAGGTGCCGGCGTTACATGGTCGCGTGCTGACCGTGAATGGCGTTTCAAAGGCCTATTCTATGACGGGCTGGCGCATTGGTTATGCGGGCGGTCCTAAACCTTTAATTGCTGCCATGGCCACCATTCAATCGCAGACCACGAGCAACCCCTGCGCAATATCCCAGGCGGCTGCCGTGGCAGCGCTGAACGGGCCTATCGATTTTCTGGCTGAGCGCAATGAAGTGTTTCGTCAGCGCAGGGATCTTTGTCTGGACGCTTTTAACACCACTCCCGGCCTGGTATGTCGCCGTCCGGAGGGCGCTTTTTATCTCTTCCCTTCATGCTCGGGGCTGTACGGGCGCAAAACGCCTGCAGGAGCGGTGCTGACTAATGACGTGGATGTCTGCCAGTACCTGCTCGAAGCCGCACAGGTGGCGGTGGTACCGGGGAGTGCGTTTGGGTTGGAGGGTTATTTCCGCATCTCCTTTGCGACCTCCACGGTGCTGCTGGAGCAGGCATGCGCGCGCATCAAGGCTGCGTGTAAACAGCTTGCTTGAATGCAGCGCGTGGTTTGGCGGAGTTGGTTCCAGTCAAGCTGACAGGGAAGGGCTCAGCATCGCTACGGCTGTTGCGCCGATGCCTTGCAGATCTTCCCTGCTGGCAGCGTCATGTGCCTGCAGGGACATGCCTTCGAGCAATGTATTCAAGGCAGCGGCGAGCAGGCGAGTGTTGGTTTCCGGCTTGAGCTGACCTTGTTCCACTGCGCGATCCAAGCGCTGCTGTAAGTAGTCACGGCCTTCCTGGCGCAAGGCCTTTAGGGTCGCGGTGACTTCACCGGCATCGTCGGAGACATTGACTGCCGCGAGGACGACCATACAGCCGCAGGGCGCCTCGGGTTCGGTCAAGATCGACGCGGAGGTGTGGAAGAACTCGCTGATGGCAAGCACTATGTCGGGCTCGGTGTCCATGCGCTCCCACGTGGCATCCCAGAACGTCGCTTCGTAGTAGGCAACCGCTTCGAGAAACAACTTGGCTTTGTTGCCGAACGCCGCATACAGGCTGGGAGGGCTGACGCCCATGGCTGAACACAATTCCGCCACAGAGGCCGGCTCGTAGCCACGCCTCCAAAACACTGCCAGCGCCTGCAGCAGAGCCTGGTCTCGATCAAACGCGCGCGGGCGTCCTTTTGCGCGTGGAACAGAGATTGGGGTGGAGTTGGTCATTGAGTGCAGCACCTTGGGGGCGTATCGCCAGACGAGCATGCCTGGAAGAAAGTTCTGCCCAATGATACACAAAATGAAATTTTCGGTTGCGTAGCGTAATTCTGAGCTTTCAGTTCGGCCGTGACGGGTGCCCAAGGGCCGGTACGTCGTATCGCTCAAGCACGTGGCCAATACCGCTCAATAGCGGTATCACATGCTTCGCAATATCATCGGCGACTGCGGTGGGCACCATCTCTGCGTTTCGGCGAAAAAACAGTGGGTCCTGAAAAACCAGCCTGAGTTTGGACAGGCTGTTGCTGACCGCAGGTTGCCCAATGTTCAACCGCTCGGACGCCCTGGTGACACTTTTTTCCTGATACAGCGCAGCGAAGATCACCAGGCAATTGAGGTTGAATTGCGCAAGGCACTCGGTGTTGAACGTTGACGTGGGGGGAGGGGTGTTCATGAGCTTTACCCTGTCATTTGTCTTCGTTCGCCGTTGGTCGTAGAAAGTGAGCCTATTCTAAAATTTACTAGACGACCGGTCTATTTTTAATTAGGGTGGCTGCATTATGAAAAAGCATCATTCTGAAACACGCCAACACATCCTGGATGTCGCCAGGACGTTGATGACTCACAAAGGCTACACCAGCGTAGGGTTAGCTGAGGTGGTAGCGGCTGCGAGCGTGCCTAAAGGTTCGTTCTACCACTACTTCAAATCCAAGGAAGAATTTGGTCAGGCATTGCTTGAGCAGTATTTTTCCGACTACTTCGCAACAGTCGACACGCTGTTGATGGGTTCTGCACCCGCCGCGCAAAGGCTGCTGAGTTACTTCCAGTATTGGGCGCAAACTCAGTGCTCTGATTTGCCTACCGACAAGTGCCTGGTGGTCAAGTTAGGCGCCGAGGTCTGTGACCTCTCGGAGGGCATGCGCCTGGTGCTCGACCGAGGCACGCAGGCTATCCACGCAAAGCTTGAGCGCTGTATTGAGCAGGGGCTTGTCGATGGCTCGATCACGTCCACAGCGCCAAGCGCGACGCTTGCGCAATCGCTCTATCAGGTTTGGCTCGGCGCTTCGTTGATGATGAAGATCGGCAAGCGCGACGACGCCTTTGAAACATCCCTGACTCTGGCAAAGCGATTTTTGTCGTAGTTATTTTTTACCAACTTACTAGACGACCGGTCTATTTAATTGAGGTCTATCATGACAGACAACGCCACTCGTACCGACTTATTCACCCCCATCAACCTGGGCGCGATGAAACTCGCCAACCGTATTTTGATGGCGCCTGTCACCCGTAGCCGCTATGCCGAAGATGGCATCCCCAACGAGCTGCACGCTGAGTATTACGCTCAACGCGCCACCGCGGGCTTGATCGTCGCCGAGGCCACCAATATTTCCGCGCAAGGCCGCGGTTACGCGGCCACCCCCGGCATCTGGAGCGAGGAGCAGGTTGCGGGCTGGAAGAAAGTCACGGACGCCGTGCATGCCGCCGGCGGGAAGATCGTCAGCCAGCTATGGCATGTGGGACGGTTCTCCAGTGTCGAGTTGCAACCTGACGGTGCCGCACCGGTCGCACCTTCCGCGATCAAGGCTGAAGGCGACACCTATACCACCAACGGCTTCGTCCCGGTGTCGATGCCACGGGCGCTTGAAACCGATGAGATACCGGGGATCATCGAGCAGTACAAACGTGCTGCCGAGAATGCCAAACGCGCGGGTTTTGATGGTGTAGAGGTTCACTCGGCCAACAGCTACCTGCTGGACCAGTTCCTACGGGACTCGACCAACCATCGCACCGACCAGTACGGCGGCTCCATCGAAAACCGTGCGCGCCTGACCCTGGAAGTGACCGAAGCAATCGTCAAGATCTGGGGCAACGACCGGGTTGGCATCCGTTTGTCGCCGGTGACGCCTGACGCCGGCAACA from Pseudomonas tensinigenes harbors:
- a CDS encoding pyridoxal phosphate-dependent aminotransferase, which gives rise to MQLLGNLLKAVKPSPTLVITRKAAELRRNGADIISLSTGEPDFPTPDHINAAAKAAIDAGQTRYTDVDGTPELKAAIVRKFQRENGITYAKDEISVGTGGKQVLINALQATLNPGDEVIIPAPYWVSYPDMVRLAGGTPVEIRCAAHQHFKITAEQLQQAITPRTKWLILNSPSNPTGAGYSAAELDRLGAVLLEHPQVYVLTDDMYEHLSYDGWVFSTLASQVPALHGRVLTVNGVSKAYSMTGWRIGYAGGPKPLIAAMATIQSQTTSNPCAISQAAAVAALNGPIDFLAERNEVFRQRRDLCLDAFNTTPGLVCRRPEGAFYLFPSCSGLYGRKTPAGAVLTNDVDVCQYLLEAAQVAVVPGSAFGLEGYFRISFATSTVLLEQACARIKAACKQLA
- a CDS encoding TetR/AcrR family transcriptional regulator yields the protein MTNSTPISVPRAKGRPRAFDRDQALLQALAVFWRRGYEPASVAELCSAMGVSPPSLYAAFGNKAKLFLEAVAYYEATFWDATWERMDTEPDIVLAISEFFHTSASILTEPEAPCGCMVVLAAVNVSDDAGEVTATLKALRQEGRDYLQQRLDRAVEQGQLKPETNTRLLAAALNTLLEGMSLQAHDAASREDLQGIGATAVAMLSPSLSA
- a CDS encoding helix-turn-helix domain-containing protein; the protein is MNTPPPTSTFNTECLAQFNLNCLVIFAALYQEKSVTRASERLNIGQPAVSNSLSKLRLVFQDPLFFRRNAEMVPTAVADDIAKHVIPLLSGIGHVLERYDVPALGHPSRPN
- a CDS encoding TetR/AcrR family transcriptional regulator; amino-acid sequence: MKKHHSETRQHILDVARTLMTHKGYTSVGLAEVVAAASVPKGSFYHYFKSKEEFGQALLEQYFSDYFATVDTLLMGSAPAAQRLLSYFQYWAQTQCSDLPTDKCLVVKLGAEVCDLSEGMRLVLDRGTQAIHAKLERCIEQGLVDGSITSTAPSATLAQSLYQVWLGASLMMKIGKRDDAFETSLTLAKRFLS
- a CDS encoding alkene reductase — encoded protein: MTDNATRTDLFTPINLGAMKLANRILMAPVTRSRYAEDGIPNELHAEYYAQRATAGLIVAEATNISAQGRGYAATPGIWSEEQVAGWKKVTDAVHAAGGKIVSQLWHVGRFSSVELQPDGAAPVAPSAIKAEGDTYTTNGFVPVSMPRALETDEIPGIIEQYKRAAENAKRAGFDGVEVHSANSYLLDQFLRDSTNHRTDQYGGSIENRARLTLEVTEAIVKIWGNDRVGIRLSPVTPDAGNTRPDSNVMAMYGYLIQQLNAFDLAYLHFVEGATATSREVPEGVDMDALSAQFNGPFIGNNNYDLDMAIERRAQGKIDAVAFGRLFISNPDLVERLRRGAELTIAPRESYYGGGAKGYTDWPVGNY